From Rutidosis leptorrhynchoides isolate AG116_Rl617_1_P2 unplaced genomic scaffold, CSIRO_AGI_Rlap_v1 contig409, whole genome shotgun sequence, the proteins below share one genomic window:
- the LOC139883500 gene encoding F-box protein SKIP23-like, with the protein MSNLPNDLLVSVAERLSDMDAKRLRAVCSSWRYSVSSRTILYRLQPIQNSSTLLHFPAASNSNSDNDSNTELCDSFKLSRTILYRLQPIQEDTDDRGNYVRLVRVKEITGTGKVQFLDPFGSSQVHTPSSKVLDLLNIRISESTKFYRVEYINTNDSNVYTSPNYVKSWNIKFLKVVLSSRPVSDCHDYAILAIKYIENLCYTKLGDNKWTTLSNDDGIIPLNFRACDVADHKGKFYAVDRKGFVVVLNYSFEVVAVMSSITLEESSHVLVASGEKLYVVQKKENELGNHYVGMKEIFDTSPFHIKVYELNEQQLKWVEVRSLGEKGLFSCATMATFRSHYQN; encoded by the coding sequence ATGTCGAACCTACCAAACGATCTGCTAGTCTCGGTAGCTGAACGTCTCTCCGACATGGACGCAAAAAGACTCCGAGCAGTTTGTTCTTCATGGAGATATTCCGTTTCGTCTCGGACCATCCTATACCGCCTCCAACCAATTCAAAACTCTTCCACACTGCTTCATTTCCCGGCAGCGTCCAATAGTAATTCTGATAATGACTCCAACACTGAACTCTGTGATAGCTTCAAACTGTCTCGGACCATCCTATACCGCCTCCAACCAATTCAGGAAGATACCGATGATCGTGGAAATTACGTGAGGTTGGTTAGAGTGAAAGAAATAACAGGAACCGGGAAAGTTCAGTTTCTGGATCCATTTGGAAGTTCGCAAGTCCATACACCCTCGTCAAAGGTACTCGACTTGTTAAACATACGCATATCTGAAAGTACAAAGTTTTACCGAGTTGAGTACATCAATACTAACGATTCCAATGTCTATACGAGCCCTAATTATGTAAAGAGTTGGAACATCAAATTCCTTAAAGTTGTTTTGTCATCTAGACCTGTCTCAGATTGCCATGACTATGCTATTCTAGCAATAAAATATATAGAAAACTTGTGTTACACGAAACTAGGGGATAATAAGTGGACAACATTGTCAAATGACGATGGCATAATTCCATTGAATTTTCGGGCTTGTGATGTTGCTGACCACAAAGGAAAATTTTATGCAGTTGATCGGAAAGGTTTTGTCGTGGTACTAAACTATTCATTCGAGGTAGTTGCAGTCATGTCATCCATTACCTTGGAGGAAAGTTCACATGTTTTGGTGGCATCAGGAGAGAAATTGTATGTTGTTcagaaaaaggaaaatgaattagGGAATCATTATgttggtatgaaagaaattttcgacACGTCGCCGTTTCATATAAAAGTTTATGAGTTGAACGAGCAGCAACTGAAGTGGGTCGAAGTAAGAAGCTTGGGAGAAAAAGGGCTCTTTTCTTGTGCGACGATGGCAACTTTTCGGTCTCATTACCAGAATTGA
- the LOC139883501 gene encoding uncharacterized protein — MAFFSVKNFLSLVQKRFLSTSNGLSSSPLPRSSSIAAEYLINSCGLSSKSALSISQKLKLDDNNLQKVKSVVEFLKSKGFDDTHIVKMVGKCPRVLLSKVEKTLKPKMDLFVRNGFTGTHIIDLFTSNPTMLFSSLCDEIEPPLEYLKDTLENSDDVIKAMKRYVRAYGGFNKETLTSNVDFLIKQGFPSGNVSTIVYLNPNVLMKKHDELVSCFKAVKDLGIRADELAFMRALLMMLQMNESTLLRKIDLFKSLGWTQDDIVSMIKRMPICMCCSEGNIRNTMAYYVNTLKVEPGYLIANPKLLVFSLDRMAKRYKILKVLESKQLLKWSNQVAWTIAKTDKYFFEKYVVKYEKSIPGLREMYTGSVEAEEQELRYYEVLGIIMCTFRQMPVSFISFRCDNQEHSGLFSEHC; from the exons ATGGCGTTTTTCTCAGTGAAAAACTTTCTCAGCCTTGTTCAAAAGCGGTTTCTTTCAACGTCGAATGGTCTTTCATCTTCTCCATTGCCAAGATCGTCATCAATTGCAGCTGAATATCTCATAAACTCATGTGGGCTCTCGTCAAAATCAGCTCTTTCCATTTCCCAAAAGCTCAAACTGGACGATAACAACCTTCAAAAGGTCAAATCAGTCGTCGAATTCCTGAAATCGAAGGGATTCGATGATACCCACATCGTGAAAATGGTGGGAAAGTGTCCTCGAGTACTCCTGAGTAAAGTCGAAAAGACTCTGAAACCCAAAATGGATTTATTCGTACGGAATGGCTTCACAGGTACTCACATAATCGACCTCTTTACTTCGAATCCAACAATGTTGTTCAGTAGTCTGTGTGATGAGATTGAACCTCCATTGGAGTATCTGAAAGATACACTCGAAAACAGTGATGATGTTATCAAAGCTATGAAGCGTTATGTCCGGGCTTATGGAGGTTTTAATAAGGAAACATTGACATCAAATGTTGATTTCTTGATCAAACAAGGGTTTCCATCTGGTAATGTATCCACAATTGTTTACCTTAACCCTAATGTGCTTATGAAAAAACATGATGAACTTGTTAGTTGTTTTAAGGCGGTTAAAGACTTGGGCATTCGGGCAGATGAACTTGCATTCATGCGCGCCCTTCTAATGATGCTTCAAATGAATGAGAGCACTTTATTGAGAAAAATTGACCTTTTCAAGAGCTTGGGGTGGACACAAGATGATATCGTGTCCATGATTAAGCGAATGCCAATTTGTATGTGTTGTTCAGAGGGGAATATCAGAAACACCATGGCATACTATGTGAATACACTGAAGGTTGAGCCGGGGTATTTGATTGCTAATCCCAAGTTACTGGTATTTTCTCTTGATAGAATGGCTAAGAGATACAAGATTCTTAAGGTTTTGGAGTCAAAGCAGTTATTGAAATGGAGCAACCAAGTCGCTTGGACGATAGCAAAGACTGATAAATACTTCTTTGAAAAATATGTTGTGAAGTACGAGAAAAGCATTCCTGGCTTGCGGGAGATGTACACTGGCAGTGTGGAAGCA GAGGAGCAGGAGCTACGATATTATGAAGTTCTTGGAATCATAATGTGCACATTTAGGCAGATGCCTGTTTCATTTATCTCATTCAGATGCGACAATCAAGAGCACAGTGGATTATTCAGTGAACACTGTTAA
- the LOC139883502 gene encoding uncharacterized protein: MAFFSVKNLFILLVQKRFLSTSNGLSSSPLLSSSSIAAEYLINSCGLSSKSALSISQKLNLDDNNLQKVKSVVEFLKSNGFYDNHIAKMAGKRPRILLNKVEKTLKPKMDLFVRNGFTCTHIIDLFTSNPNLLFRSLGDEIEPTLEFLKETLESSDEVIRAMKRLLRHRVCVKETMKSNVDFLIKQGVSAGNVSKMVLSYPNVFTRKHAEFVLNFNAVKDMGIHPDECGFTYALTVMLHMNECTLSRKIELFKSLGWTHDDIVFMFKRSPFCFAYSEVKIRNTVAYFVNTIKVEREFFIAHPELLSYSVDRMHKRYKIVKVLESKKLLKWNNQVAWTISMPDKYFIDNFVVKYEKNVPGLLEMYNGSGKADRNALTI, encoded by the coding sequence ATGGCGTTTTTCTCTGTGAAAAACTTGTTCATCCTCCTTGTTCAAAAGCGGTTTCTTTCAACGTCGAATGGTCTTTCATCTTCTCCATTGCTAAGTTCATCATCAATTGCAGCTGAATATCTCATAAACTCATGTGGGCTCTCGTCAAAATCAGCTCTTTCAATATCCCAAAAGCTCAATCTGGACGATAACAACCTTCAAAAGGTCAAATCAGTCGTCGAATTCCTGAAATCGAATGGATTCTACGATAACCACATCGCCAAAATGGCGGGAAAGCGTCCTCGAATCCTCCTGAATAAAGTCGAAAAGACTCTGAAACCCAAAATGGATTTATTCGTACGGAATGGCTTCACATGTACTCACATTATCGACCTCTTTACTTCAAATCCTAATCTTTTGTTCAGAAGTCTGGGCGATGAGATTGAGCCTACATTGGAGTTTCTGAAAGAGACACTCGAAAGCAGTGATGAAGTTATTAGAGCTATGAAGCGTTTACTCAGACACAGAGTTTGTGTGAAGGAAACTATGAAATCGAATGTTGATTTCCTGATCAAACAAGGGGTTTCTGCTGGCAATGTATCCAAAATGGTTTTGAGTTATCCTAACGTGTTTACGAGAAAACATGCTGAATTTGTTCTTAATTTTAACGCGGTTAAAGACATGGGCATTCACCCTGATGAATGTGGATTTACTTATGCCCTTACTGTGATGCTTCATATGAATGAATGCACTTTATCGAGAAAAATTGAATTGTTCAAGAGCTTGGGGTGGACACATGATGATATAGTTTTCATGTTTAAGCGATCCCCATTTTGTTTTGCTTATTCAGAGGTGAAAATCAGGAACACCGTGGCATATTTTGTGAATACAATCAAGGTTGAGCGGGAGTTTTTTATTGCTCATCCCGAATTACTGTCATATTCAGTTGACAGAATGCATAAGAGATACAAAATTGTTAAGGTTTTGGAGTCGAAGAAGCTGTTGAAATGGAACAACCAAGTTGCGTGGACAATATCAATGCCCGATAAATACTTCATCGACAATTTTGTAGTGAAGTATGAGAAAAATGTGCCTGGCTTGCTGGAGATGTACAATGGCAGCGGAAAAGCAGATAGGAATGCATTGACGATTTGA
- the LOC139883504 gene encoding glycerol-3-phosphate dehydrogenase [NAD(+)] At3g07690, cytosolic-like, with amino-acid sequence MVGATEPMHHNIHLNGLIQNTNASLAEKLDEFRGLVGKSDGDPLRIVGVGAGAWGSVFTAMLQDSYGHLRDKVSIRIWRRPGRNVDKSTAERLFEVINAREDILRRLIRRCAYLKYVEARLGDRILSADEILKDGFCLNMIDTPLCPLKVVTNLQEAVWDADIVINGLPSTETFEVFTEISRYWKERITAPVIISLAKGVEAELEPQPRIITPTQMINRATGVPIENILYLGGPNIASEIYNNEYANARICGSEQWRKPLAKFLRQPHFIVWDNGDLVTHEVMGGLKNVYAIGAGMVAALTNESATSKSVYFAHCTSEMIFITHLLAEEPERLAGPLLADTYVTLLKGRNSWYGQKLAKGELSLEMGDSIKGKGMIQGVSAVKAFYELLSHSSLSVLHPEENKPVAPVELCPILKMLYRILIIREFPSQAILQALRDETMNDPRDRIEVAQSHVFYRPSLIGQKP; translated from the exons ATGGTGGGAGCTACTGAACCAATGCATCACAACATACATTTAAACGGGTTGATTCAAAACACAAATGCTTCTTTAGCAGAGAAGCTCGACGAGTTTCGTGGCCTTGTTGGAAAATCAGACGGTGATCCGTTGCGAATCGTCGGCGTTGGGGCTGGTGCTTGGGGAAGTGTTTTCACAGCTATGTTGCAAGACAGCTATGGTCACCTTAGAGACAAAGTTTCAATAAGGATATGGAGAAGACCTGGAAGAAATGTCGATAAATCCACAGCTGAGCGTTTATTTGAGGTCATAAATGCTAGGGAAGACATATTGCGAAGACTGATTAGACGTTGTGCTTACTTGAAGTATGTCGAAGCAAGGCTAGGCGATCGGATATTATCGGCTGACGAGATTTTGAAAGATGGTTTCTGCTTGAATATGATCGATACTCCACTTTGTCCTTTGAAGGTTGTTACCAACTTGCAGGAAGCTGTGTGGGATGCTGATATTGTGATCAATGGATTGCCATCTACCGAAACTTTTGAGGTGTTTACGGAAATTAGTAGGTATTGGAAAGAAAGAATTACGGCTCCTGTTATTATTTCTCTAGCTAAAGGTGTTGAAGCTGAATTGGAGCCACAACCACGTATAATAACTCCCACTCAGATGATTAATCGAGCAA CTGGAGTTCCAATTGAAAACATTTTGTATCTTGGAGGACCTAATATCGCCTCGGAGATTTACAATAACGAATATGCAAATGCTCGAATTTGTGGATCGGAACAGTGGAGAAAGCCATTAGCAAAGTTTCTGAGGCAGCCTCACTTTATAGTATGGGACAATGGAGACCTTGTTACTCATGAAGTAATGGGCGGTTTGAAGAATGTCTATGCCATTGGAGCTG GAATGGTGGCAGCACTTACCAATGAGAGTGCAACGAGCAAATCAGTCTACTTTGCTCATTGCACGTCCGAAATGATTTTCATCACTCATCTCTTGGCAGAAGAGCCTGAAAGATTAGCCGGACCTTTATTAGCTGACACTTACGTGACCCTTTTGAAAGGCCGTAACTCATGGTATGGCCAAAAGTTGGCCAAAGGGGAACTCAGCCTCGAAATGGGAGATAGCATTAAAGGCAAAGGGATGATTCAG GGTGTCTCGGCTGTTAAAGCGTTTTATGAGCTGCTTAGTCATTCTAGCTTAAGCGTCCTTCATCCAGAAGAAAACAAACCAGTGGCGCCGGTTGAGCTCTGTCCCATCTTGAAGATGCTATACAGAATACTCATAATAAG GGAGTTTCCATCTCAAGCGATACTTCAAGCGTTGAGAGATGAAACCATGAATGATCCAAGAGACCGTATTGAGGTTGCGCAAAGCCATGTTTTCTATAGACCGTCACTTATTGGACAGAAGCCATAG
- the LOC139883503 gene encoding protein IQ-DOMAIN 11-like, protein MLAASKTSSMERKKKNKSWINIIKRFLTFDSHSKEEKNGKGWWLLFGRPYKVKRLACIAPPTVEEPSRQPLTEAIAAAGQDSSRVTGRPKYSDQCKERTDKLFVHLDSQKSIRYLVREVQELSAIRIQTAFRGLLARKALMALKGIVKLQAIIRGRLVRRHAITTLKCLQSIVDIQTRVCAQRSQLPEKTESLHFDDNKKLQKLQEKIIMIDVNSQRWDDSIFTKEMADSVFLSKKEALIKRDRIREYWSSHRNSAESDRQKVNGRWRYWLEQWVDTQLSKSKELEDLDTILTTRNQNPREEYRGKKPNPRKSASPRNHGSLGNDGSYPGSPVIPTYMAATESAKAKSRSLSSPRIRSGKFDAHLESYSPRRTNRFPQVTCVASQGPQCRSPSLKSILGPIKSSRTLKDLSIDSDCSISTWDRQSSFR, encoded by the exons ATGCTTGCAGCGAGTAAAACTTCTTCAATggaaaggaagaagaagaacaagAGTTGGATCAATATAATAAAGAGATTCCTGACATTCGATTCGCATTCGAAAGAAGAAAAG AATGGAAAAGGATGGTGGCTTCTTTTTGGAAGGCCTTATAAGGTTAAAAGATTAGCATGCATTGCGCCACCAACAGTGGAGGAACCAAGCAGGCAGCCATTGACCGAGGCCATAGCTGCAGCTGGTCAGGATTCTTCTCGGGTCACTGGAAGGCCAAAATATTCCGATCAATGTAAAGAAAGAACAGACAAGCTCTTTGTCCATCTGGATTCTCAAAAATCCATTCGTTACTTGGTCAGAGAGGTTCAGGAATTATCTGCCATTAGAATTCAAACAGCTTTTCGCGGTTTGCTT GCTAGGAAAGCTTTGATGGCATTGAAAGGAATAGTTAAGCTTCAGGCAATTATTCGAGGTAGACTTGTAAGACGTCATGCGATTACTACTCTCAAGTGCTTACAGTCCATTGTCGATATTCAAACCCGAGTATGCGCACAGAGGAGCCAATTGCCGGAGAAAACAGAAAGTTTGCATTTCGATGACAATAAAAAATTGCAGAAATTACAAGAAAAGATCATTATG ATTGATGTAAACAGTCAAAGGTGGGACGATAGCATTTTTACCAAGGAAATGGCAGATTCTGTCTTCTTAAGCAAGAAAGAGGCATTGATCAAGAGAGACCGGATCAGAGAGTACTGGAGCAGTCATCGG AACTCAGCAGAATCTGATCGGCAGAAGGTGAACGGAAGGTGGAGGTATTGGCTTGAGCAATGGGTCGATACACAGTTATCAAAAAGCAAAGAACTCGAAGATTTGGATACAATTTTAACGACAAGAAATCAAAATCCTAGAGAGGAATACAGAGGTAAAAAGCCTAATCCTAGAAAATCAGCTAGTCCTAGGAATCATGGTTCGCTAGGAAACGATGGTTCTTATCCAGGCTCTCCTGTTATTCCTACTTACATGGCTGCAACTGAATCAGCCAAGGCAAAGTCGAGATCCCTCAGCTCTCCAAGAATAAGATCAGGGAAATTCGATGCCCATTTGGAAAGCTATTCGCCACGTCGGACTAATAGGTTTCCACAAGTAACTTGTGTTGCAAGTCAAGGTCCACAATGTAGGTCTCCAAGCTTGAAGAGCATTCTAGGACCTATAAAATCGAGCAGGACATTGAAAGATCTCAGCATTGATTCAGATTGTTCGATTTCAACTTGGGATCGACAAAGCTCGTTCAGATGA
- the LOC139883505 gene encoding uncharacterized protein, which produces MAPAGPRSGDAIFANIDRVNAELFTLTYGAIVRQLLTDFEEVEDVNKELDQMGYNMGIRLIDDFLAKSHVSRCVDFKETAENIAKVGFKMFLGVAASVSNWNADGTCCSIILEDNPMVDFVELPDTCQGLHYCNVLCGIIRGALEMVSMKTEVTWLRDMLRGDDVFELQLKLVKHIPEEYPYKDDE; this is translated from the exons ATGGCTCCAGCTGGTCCTCGATCTGGCGATGCCATCTTCGCCAACATTGACCGCGTG AATGCTGAACTGTTTACGTTGACATATGGAGCCATCGTGCGTCAGTTACTTACAGATTTTGAAGAAGTCGAGGACGTTAACAAAGAGCTTGACCAAAT GGGATATAACATGGGGATTCGACTAATTGACGACTTTCTGGCAAAATCTCATGTCTCTAGATGTGTCGACTTTAAGGAGACAGCTGAAAATATTGCAAAG GTGGGTTTCAAAATGTTCTTGGGAGTTGCTGCATCTGTAAGTAATTGGAATGCTGACGGGACTTGTTGTAGTATCATTTTGGAAGACAATCCAATGGTTGACTTTGTTGAACTCCCCGATACATGTCAGGGTCTGCACTATTGCAACGTCTTATGTGGAATCATTAGAGGAGCCCTAGAGATG GTATCAATGAAGACTGAAGTGACATGGCTCCGTGATATGCTACGAGGAGATGATGTGTTTGAATTGCAATTGAAACTTGTGAAGCATATCCCTGAAGAGTATCCCTACAAGGACGACGAGTAA